Proteins found in one Planococcus citri chromosome 2, ihPlaCitr1.1, whole genome shotgun sequence genomic segment:
- the LOC135836191 gene encoding acid phosphatase type 7: protein MLSMLWIKLSLLCFIHYAICGEDSPLYVQPEQIHLSFGETTSDIVVTWSTLNRTSSYVAYGTNENQLSPYPGKISAFKDGGDEERVQYIHKVTLQGLDPNTTYYYRCGSNFSWSASYSFKTPPESTNWSPTLAIFGDMGNFNAISLPALQAEAQMGMYNAMLHVGDFAYDMDTDNARVGDEFMRQIEPIAAYLPYMTCPGNHEQAYNFSNYKARFAPPNGPDNLFYSFNLGPAHFISINTEYYYFLNYGLKSAIFQYYWLENDLKEANKPENRKKHPWIITFGHRPMYCSNNDGDDCRYEDDLVRTGLPIIKKFGLEKLFFDYGVDLEIWAHEHSYERLWPVYDKKVYNGSYDKPYTNPGAPVHFTTGSAGCDEFVDHFVDDPAGWSAFRSSDYGYTRMKIFNSTHLWFQQVSMDKMGQPIDEVWLIKDKHGPYPKK, encoded by the exons ATGTTGA GTATGCTGTGGATTAAGCTGTCTCTGCTGTGTTTTATTCATTATGCCATCTGCGGCGAAGATTCTCCGTTATATGTGCAACCAGAACAGATACATCTTTCTTTTGGAG AAACTACGTCTGACATTGTTGTAACATGGAGTACGCTAAATCGCACAAGTAGTTACGTTGCGTATGGAACGAATGAAAACCAATTAAGTCCATACCCGGGAAAAATATCCGCTTTCAAAGATGGTGGTGACGAAGAAAGAGTACAATACATACACAAAGTAACATTACAAGGCTTGGATCCCAATACAACCTACT ACTATCGTTGCGGCAGTAATTTCTCATGGTCTGCGTCATATTCTTTCAAAACGCCGCCAGAGTCAACTAACTGGTCTCCAACGTTAGCTATTTTTGGGGATATGGGAAATTTCAACGCGATTTCTTTACCTGCTTTGCAAGCCGAAGCTCAAATGGGAATGTATAATGCTATGTTACATGTTGGAGATTTTGCCTACGATATGGATACG gataatGCTCGAGTTGGTGATGAGTTCATGAGACAGATTGAGCCAATTGCTGCCTATCTCCCTTATATGACTTGTCCTGGTAATCACGAACAAGCCTA caattttagTAACTATAAAGCTCGATTCGCTCCACCCAATGGACCCGATAATTTATTCTACAGCTTTAATCTTGGACCAGCTCATTTCATCAGCATCAACACCGAATATTATTACTTTTTGAACTACGGTTTGAAATCCGCCatattccaatattattggttggaaaatgatttgaag GAAGCTAACAAAccggaaaatcgaaaaaaacatcCGTGGATTATAACTTTCGGACACAGACCTATGTATTGTTCGAATAATGATGGAGACGATTGCAGATACGAAGATGATCTAGTCCGAACTGGTTTACCTATTATTAAAAA ATTCGGTTTAGAGAAATTATTCTTTGATTACGGGGTTGATTTGGAAATATGGGCCCACGAACATTCGTACGAACGATTATGGCCTGTGTACGATAAGAAAGTATACAATGGAAGTTACGATAAACCATATACCAATCCTGGAGCTCCGGTTCATTTTACCACCGGATCTGCT GGATGTGACGAATTCGTAGACCATTTCGTAGACGATCCAGCGGGTTGGTCTGCATTCCGTAGCAGCGATTACGGATACACCAGAATGAAGATTTTCAATAGTACTCATTTATGGTTCCAACAAGTATCGATGGATAAg ATGGGACAACCTATTGATGAGGTTTGGCTGATAAAAGATAAACATGGACCCTAtcctaaaaaatga
- the LOC135836190 gene encoding uncharacterized protein LOC135836190 encodes MMSSEDNVQTFIERLDDLLQKYNDLLNMSFDRECLRSIKLQQMKYKEKISALEAKLRIAKMKLKFETDLRMKSEEEHEKIVETLKSKLAEKSRKKDIFSDCISDDDFFTATNSFIMAENDLNESNLLTSNFRKHRAHLQCSSSSGINSNVNSYGVFTMPSKSSYRTTTKIKSPDISYPGIEELKECEKSPEPCADEIFNSLSKITPVKYESEKFFKSRYETFAVSPTKNSSPSYFSPRKGSTPLSRKSPFLNASLDRTLYESDNERCISKLAPLIPPMIPMAVIHGIDEIEKRGLKEIGLYRMVGDEEDIMTLHEKFDNSETDIDLSDINVHSIATFLKSFFYNFPLIPKMFHETFAQIIVEKNKDDLYYAISELPQANRDTLAYLIIHLRRVSFSTSCKMSASKLSVVFGPIVFGLHIDDKENQLSDIPTSVIEELLKLPSSYWNSFIVDPTSSETPTKLRNSPTTEQIVRKKANKFFSTNVRKKKYFT; translated from the exons ATGATGAGCTCCGAAGATAATGTACAGACCTTCATAGAACGTCTGGATGATCTGCTGCAGAAGTACAATGATCTTCTCAACATGAGTTTCGATAGAGAATGTCTAAG ATCGATAAAACTGCAACAAATGAAgtataaagaaaaaatatcagCTCTCGAAGCGAAGTTGAGAATTgccaaaatgaagttgaaatttgaaacagatCTTCGAATGAAATCCGAAGAAGAACACGAAAAAATCGTGGAAacgttgaaatcaaaattagcaGAGAAATCGAGAAAgaaagacattttttcagattgcATTTCGGATGATGATTTCTTCACTGCGACAAATTCGTTTATAATGGCAGAAAACGACTTGAACGAAAGTAACCTTTTGACGAGTAATTTTCGCAAACATCGAGCCCACCTTCAATGCTCGAGTAGTTCCGGTATTAATTCAAACGTGAATTCCTATGGAGTTTTCACCATGCCCAGTAAATCTTCTTACCGAACTACTACTAAAATAAAATCTCCGGATATTTCCTATCCTGGTATCGAAGAATTGAAAGAATGTGAGAAGTCGCCGGAACCATGtgcagatgaaattttcaattcgttatCTAAAATTACTCCAGTGAAATACGAATCtgagaaattcttcaaaagccGATATGAAACTTTCGCAGTATCTCCTACAAAAAACTCTAGTCCCTCGTATTTTTCTCCACGAAAAGGAAGTACTCCGTTGTCTCGAAAATCTCCGTTTTTGAATGCGTCACTCGATCGTACTCTGTACGAATCAGATAACGAACGTTGTATTTCTAAACTAGCTCCGTTGATTCCTCCTATGATTCCTATGGCTGTTATTCACGGCATTGATGAGATAGAGAAACGTGGACTCAAAGAAATTGGATTATATAG aatGGTTGGTGATGAAGAAGATATTATGACtttgcatgaaaaatttgataattccgAAACAGACATCGATTTATCAGATATCAACGTTCACTCGATtgcaacttttctgaaaagCTTCTTCTATAACTTTCCTCTCATACCCAAGATGTTTCACGAGACATTTGCTCAAATAATCGTGGAAAAGAATAAGGACGACTTGTATTATGCGATTTCCGAGTTACCTCAAGCTAATCGAGATACTTTAGCTTATTTGATCATTCATCTGCGTCGTGTGTCATTTTCAACCTCTTGCAAAATGTCCGCTTCGAAATTATCGGTCGTCTTCGGGCCGATTGTATTCGGCTTGCATATTGACGATaaagaaaatcaactttctGACATTCCGACCAGTGTGATAGAAGAATTACTCAAGTTACCGTCGTCTTATTGGAATAGCTTCATAGTTGATCCTACGAGCTCGGAAACTCCAACTAAATTGCGAAATTCGCCTACCACCGAGCAAATTGTTCGTAAAAAagcgaataaatttttctctaCGAATGTACGTAAGAAGAaatattttacgtaa
- the RpS11 gene encoding small ribosomal subunit protein uS17, translating into MADQNERAFQKQPTVFLNRKFNTKKKKLRYYKDVGLGFKTPREAIEGTYIDKKCPFTGNVSIRGRILTGVVQKMKMQKTIVIRRDYLHYIKKYNRFEKRHKNMSVHLSPCFRDVEIGDVVTIGECRPLSKTVRFNVLKVTKGQGSKKSFKKF; encoded by the exons ATGGCAGATCAG AATGAAAGagcttttcaaaaacaaccaacTGTATTCTTGAACCGCAAATTTAATACGAAAAAGAAGAAGTTGAGGTATTACAAAGATGTCGGCTTGGGTTTCAAAACACCCAGAGAA GCTATCGAAGGCACTTATATCGATAAGAAATGCCCTTTCACCGGCAACGTATCCATCCGTGGCAGAATTTTGACCGGCGTCGTTCAAAAGATGAAGATGCAGAAAACCATTGTTATCAGACGGGACTATCTTCATTATATTAAGAAGTATAATCGTTTTGAGAAAAGACATAAAAATATGTCTGTGCATTTATCACCGTGTTTTAG AGATGTTGAAATTGGAGACGTCGTAACAATAGGAGAATGCAGACCGTTGAGCAAAACTGTTCGTTTCAATGTTCTGAAAGTTACTAAAGGCCAAGGATCGAAGAAAAGTTTCAAGAAGTTTTAA